The following are encoded in a window of Halosolutus halophilus genomic DNA:
- a CDS encoding protein phosphatase 2C domain-containing protein — MTMEYASTIDIGARKQRRGGINEDAIATAVFENHHRQTERPVGIFVLGDGVGGEDCGDVASLLATTVVRKRLTDAILGPGTDVPERFGIDAYEGTPPTSGANPAAALSEDRIRTAIQESVNAAHQHVQEFAGEIGGRPATTLVVGVYVDGCLYYGWVGDSRIYLINERHEEARQLTRDHAVTNELLEKGEIDDEVYARIHPDATAITNVVGGSAHGRPSVDVEFGSTDVYRDDIIMFTSDGLIDAFPDNRSLRDEYQQATDMEAVRESILDTLVTDDEIREIVLGADGLQEAVEQLVSFANERGGKDNLSVTLARDSDANASPDSLPFRGAATDFQEITNQETIIDPPEDDAESDSGGGSGSSRNASGSNASHGGSNASGGTAKVVSAGDGDPPKAAVTIAGDETIFEIVDGVTIGRNTGNGEHGPNIGLVIDDDEPVERNHARLELDEDGHWRVRDISATGTFVEAEGGKWTVLLSSKGAELHREHGFDPSAAVEGDLEETSRLQDGTAFTLEDPRNADPITFRFFSTLDHARNRTRWSDPTGGRPFSGFCT; from the coding sequence ATGACTATGGAATACGCGAGTACCATCGACATCGGCGCACGGAAGCAACGACGCGGCGGAATCAACGAAGACGCCATCGCGACGGCGGTCTTCGAGAACCATCACCGGCAGACGGAACGGCCCGTCGGCATCTTCGTCCTCGGTGACGGGGTCGGCGGCGAGGACTGTGGCGACGTCGCCTCCCTGCTGGCGACGACCGTGGTCAGAAAGCGACTCACGGACGCCATCCTCGGACCGGGAACCGACGTCCCCGAACGGTTCGGCATCGACGCCTACGAGGGGACGCCACCGACGAGTGGCGCCAACCCGGCCGCGGCGCTCTCCGAAGATCGGATCCGAACCGCGATCCAGGAGAGCGTCAACGCGGCTCACCAGCACGTCCAGGAGTTCGCCGGCGAAATCGGAGGTCGGCCGGCGACGACGCTCGTCGTCGGCGTCTACGTCGACGGCTGTCTCTACTACGGCTGGGTCGGCGACAGTCGTATCTATCTCATCAACGAGCGACACGAAGAGGCGAGGCAACTCACGCGCGATCACGCCGTCACCAACGAACTGCTCGAGAAGGGCGAGATCGACGACGAGGTGTACGCGCGCATCCATCCCGACGCGACGGCCATCACGAACGTCGTCGGTGGCTCCGCCCACGGCCGACCGAGCGTGGACGTCGAGTTCGGTTCCACCGATGTCTATCGCGACGACATCATCATGTTCACGAGCGACGGGCTGATCGACGCCTTCCCGGACAACCGTTCGCTCCGGGATGAGTACCAGCAGGCGACGGATATGGAGGCCGTCCGCGAGTCGATCCTCGATACGCTGGTAACCGACGACGAGATCCGGGAGATCGTTCTCGGGGCCGACGGCCTCCAGGAAGCCGTCGAGCAACTCGTCTCGTTCGCCAACGAGCGCGGCGGCAAGGATAATCTCTCGGTCACGCTGGCCAGGGACTCCGACGCGAACGCGTCGCCCGATTCGCTTCCGTTCCGCGGCGCGGCGACTGACTTCCAGGAGATAACGAATCAAGAAACGATCATCGATCCGCCGGAAGACGACGCCGAGTCCGATTCCGGCGGCGGATCGGGGTCGTCCCGTAACGCGAGCGGGTCGAACGCCTCTCACGGCGGTTCGAACGCGTCGGGCGGGACAGCGAAGGTCGTCTCGGCCGGTGACGGCGACCCCCCGAAGGCAGCGGTCACGATCGCGGGCGACGAGACGATCTTCGAGATCGTCGACGGTGTCACCATCGGACGAAACACCGGGAACGGCGAACACGGCCCGAACATCGGTCTCGTCATCGACGACGACGAACCCGTCGAGCGAAATCACGCCCGCCTGGAACTCGACGAGGACGGGCACTGGCGCGTTCGCGATATCAGTGCTACCGGAACGTTCGTCGAGGCGGAGGGCGGAAAGTGGACGGTTCTTCTCTCCAGTAAAGGTGCGGAACTGCACCGAGAGCACGGCTTCGACCCGAGTGCTGCCGTCGAGGGCGACCTCGAGGAGACGTCGCGACTGCAAGACGGGACGGCGTTCACGCTCGAGGACCCCCGGAACGCCGACCCGATCACGTTCCGGTTCTTCTCGACGCTCGATCACGCCCGGAATCGGACGCGCTGGAGCGACCCGACCGGCGGGAGGCCCTTCAGTGGCTTCTGTACGTAG
- a CDS encoding protein kinase domain-containing protein has protein sequence MSEPTVGDELAGRYEIREQLGRGGFGVVWGANDVDTGRSVALKHPNYKGNAPDDLVDKYFKRETDVLEDIRDAGGHPNIMGYYGKEEGFGMPVLVVEPIDGEELGTVVRNDDPITDDDEVREIGIGVCDALSFLHDHDLIYRDLKPDNIMIDGAREPKIIDFTTAKGFVPERGGAEFTTGESSSSTAGSSNADSTVPGEFKPPELNQGSEQRQGPWSDVYSIGKILCFLKVGWVPDDDGVAPSDFGIETAPYMDEIIERSTQHDTVDRYPNASVLKRSLEKRDATMPTQASVHWLGRDERWTISPGDTIGRKTADGPRPSIMLEDDRHKALSAVHCRFDTDGEGNWMVIDTSLNGTYISKHDEREWHLLLSEAGQERQRRHGESVPADLEASTELEGGDTIALVSPSYPERFYFQFDQQPVE, from the coding sequence ATGTCAGAGCCAACAGTCGGGGACGAACTCGCCGGTCGGTACGAGATTCGAGAACAGCTCGGGAGAGGCGGCTTCGGCGTCGTGTGGGGTGCAAACGACGTCGACACGGGGCGATCGGTCGCGCTGAAACACCCCAACTACAAGGGGAACGCGCCGGACGACCTCGTCGACAAGTACTTCAAACGAGAGACGGACGTCCTCGAGGACATCCGCGACGCGGGCGGCCACCCGAACATCATGGGGTACTACGGCAAAGAAGAGGGGTTCGGGATGCCGGTACTCGTCGTCGAACCGATCGACGGCGAGGAACTCGGCACGGTCGTCCGGAACGACGATCCGATCACCGACGACGACGAAGTTCGCGAGATCGGAATCGGGGTCTGTGACGCGCTGTCGTTCCTCCACGATCACGACCTCATCTACCGAGACCTCAAGCCGGACAACATCATGATCGACGGGGCCAGGGAACCGAAGATCATCGACTTCACCACGGCCAAAGGGTTCGTCCCCGAACGCGGCGGTGCCGAGTTTACGACGGGGGAGTCCTCGAGTTCCACGGCCGGGTCGTCGAACGCGGACTCGACCGTCCCGGGCGAGTTCAAACCGCCGGAACTGAATCAGGGCTCGGAACAGCGCCAGGGTCCCTGGAGCGACGTTTACTCGATCGGGAAGATCCTGTGTTTCCTCAAAGTGGGCTGGGTTCCCGACGACGACGGCGTCGCGCCGTCCGACTTCGGCATCGAAACGGCGCCGTACATGGACGAGATCATCGAGCGATCGACCCAGCACGATACCGTCGACCGGTACCCCAACGCGTCCGTCCTCAAACGGTCCCTCGAGAAACGGGACGCGACGATGCCGACGCAGGCGTCGGTCCACTGGCTCGGTCGCGACGAGCGGTGGACGATCAGTCCGGGCGACACCATCGGCAGGAAGACGGCCGACGGACCGCGCCCCTCGATCATGCTCGAGGACGATCGTCACAAGGCCCTCTCGGCGGTTCACTGTCGGTTCGACACCGACGGGGAGGGGAACTGGATGGTGATCGATACCAGTCTCAACGGCACCTACATCAGCAAACACGACGAACGGGAGTGGCACCTTCTGCTTTCGGAGGCCGGACAGGAGCGCCAGCGACGCCACGGCGAGTCGGTCCCGGCCGACCTCGAGGCGTCGACGGAACTCGAGGGAGGAGACACCATCGCACTGGTCAGTCCCTCCTATCCGGAACGGTTCTACTTCCAGTTCGATCAACAACCCGTAGAATGA
- a CDS encoding vWA domain-containing protein codes for MTTDFSVELNRPYVPENGGGITCELTIEPDEEAHDEPTERHIALCIDSSGSMSYKKMDQVRNATNLVFGLLNDQDYLSIVTFDTEVDVIMDATRWGDIDRSEAEDYLDDIETRGGTDIYAGLEEARKSLRGLDEGEGIAKRILLLSDGRDIRLEEPDFEPLAKATADGGTSIYSAGIGSNYDKGIIRTLGEHSQGQWAHVENPTDIRSFFGDVVQEASTVVANNPELVIDLKEGCEVGDVYRRLPQIQEVDVEYAGGSAIVGLPDLLDREKQKVVLTMDAPAGELETTAAIADIELQAGSASATTDISVTYTDDEEKLAIQNEDVTLTYRETDLRTRIAHADEEEELDDVKDLIDETEVITGETEITDALRENVTRIEEGDEEEVREIQENTTVVYDAGRFD; via the coding sequence ATGACGACCGACTTCTCAGTGGAACTCAATCGACCGTACGTACCGGAGAACGGCGGCGGAATCACCTGCGAGCTCACGATCGAACCGGACGAGGAGGCACACGACGAACCGACCGAGCGACACATCGCGCTCTGTATCGACAGCAGCGGCTCGATGTCCTACAAGAAGATGGACCAGGTTCGCAACGCGACGAATCTCGTCTTCGGGTTGTTGAACGACCAGGACTACCTGAGTATCGTCACGTTCGATACCGAGGTCGACGTCATCATGGACGCGACCCGATGGGGCGATATCGATCGCAGTGAGGCCGAGGACTATCTCGACGACATCGAGACTCGCGGCGGAACCGACATCTACGCGGGCCTCGAAGAGGCGCGAAAGTCGCTCCGCGGCCTCGACGAGGGTGAGGGGATCGCAAAACGAATCCTGCTGCTCTCGGACGGCCGCGACATCCGGCTCGAGGAACCGGACTTCGAACCGCTCGCGAAGGCGACCGCGGACGGCGGCACCTCGATCTACTCCGCCGGTATCGGGTCGAATTACGACAAAGGGATCATTCGGACGCTGGGCGAACACTCCCAGGGTCAGTGGGCCCACGTGGAGAATCCGACGGACATCAGGTCGTTCTTCGGGGACGTCGTACAGGAGGCGTCGACGGTCGTCGCGAACAATCCCGAACTGGTGATCGACCTGAAGGAGGGCTGTGAGGTCGGCGACGTCTACCGTCGGCTCCCCCAGATCCAGGAGGTCGACGTCGAGTACGCGGGCGGGAGCGCGATCGTGGGGCTTCCGGATCTGCTGGACCGTGAAAAACAGAAGGTCGTCCTGACCATGGACGCCCCGGCGGGCGAACTCGAGACGACCGCGGCGATCGCCGACATCGAACTACAGGCCGGGTCCGCATCGGCGACGACCGATATCTCGGTGACGTACACCGACGACGAGGAGAAACTGGCCATCCAGAACGAGGACGTCACCCTCACCTACCGCGAGACCGACCTCCGCACTCGCATCGCCCACGCCGACGAAGAAGAGGAACTCGACGACGTCAAGGATCTGATCGACGAGACCGAGGTCATCACCGGAGAGACGGAGATCACGGACGCACTCAGGGAGAACGTGACCCGGATCGAAGAGGGCGACGAGGAAGAGGTCCGCGAAATCCAGGAGAACACGACGGTCGTCTACGACGCCGGTCGGTTCGACTGA
- a CDS encoding double zinc ribbon domain-containing protein has product MAEQTEFSCVSCETTFDPSPNGGFCPNCDTPHPDYEAPADDADGTGGDGDGDETGDEAPADDDSVEVEYAEDEEDEAEADADDAEDEDDDGADVEGAEDEADADDPATIECQSCDSAVDASAAFCPNCGAELEDEEDESEADEDESAELTACPDCGNSVDDEAFCPGCGTDLDAVREGGAVDDGDDGDDGDDGDDGDDDAVPEEVTLEIDGEQYTFGDGDVFGRRDEEWLADLVAASGGREEARYLSGDHLEFSVEDDGFYVTDISTNGTKLNGTAMDGSDAKLEDGDTLELADRAEIDVIL; this is encoded by the coding sequence ATGGCAGAACAAACCGAATTCAGTTGCGTCTCGTGTGAAACGACGTTCGATCCATCTCCGAACGGCGGATTCTGTCCGAACTGTGATACGCCACACCCGGACTACGAAGCACCGGCCGACGACGCCGACGGTACCGGAGGGGACGGCGACGGGGACGAAACCGGCGACGAAGCACCGGCCGACGACGACTCGGTCGAGGTAGAATACGCCGAGGACGAGGAGGACGAGGCCGAAGCCGACGCGGATGACGCCGAAGACGAGGACGACGACGGAGCCGATGTCGAAGGCGCCGAGGACGAGGCGGACGCCGACGACCCGGCGACGATCGAGTGCCAGTCGTGTGACTCGGCGGTCGACGCGTCGGCAGCGTTCTGTCCGAACTGCGGTGCGGAACTCGAGGACGAGGAAGACGAGAGCGAGGCGGACGAGGACGAGTCGGCGGAACTCACCGCCTGTCCGGACTGTGGCAACTCGGTCGACGACGAGGCGTTCTGTCCGGGCTGTGGAACGGATCTGGACGCGGTCCGCGAGGGTGGAGCGGTCGACGACGGTGACGACGGCGACGACGGCGACGACGGCGACGACGGTGACGACGACGCCGTCCCCGAGGAAGTCACGCTCGAGATCGACGGCGAACAGTACACGTTCGGTGACGGAGACGTGTTCGGCCGACGGGACGAGGAGTGGCTCGCCGATCTGGTCGCCGCCAGCGGCGGACGCGAGGAAGCCCGGTACCTCTCGGGCGACCACCTCGAGTTCTCGGTCGAAGACGACGGCTTCTACGTGACCGATATCAGTACGAACGGAACGAAACTCAACGGGACTGCCATGGACGGTTCCGACGCGAAACTCGAGGACGGTGACACGCTCGAACTCGCCGACCGTGCCGAAATCGACGTGATCCTGTAG
- a CDS encoding zinc ribbon domain-containing protein, with protein sequence MAVPIALLVTFFTLALAELVAVVLGVATDAVATGDTVLEVGHAVIGFGTLLVLVSGGGFLVAGYRYCFESWFDDVEPLPVVLVPVLGLAVPIGYAIWDTGSLQLSSWLFFPIAIAANALAFRTVAIDSLREDREDRERTSFVAASLTALPAVVVLVDFAIGMLGSERPVARTLDGVVVGTSAPMARAVVIAVPLLVTVLYGAGRLYSTQSRWDGPDWSIPRLRNSLFDLVSRVRSNTSGRQLSGAGAGRVSSKSARSSDRSAASSAPSAPRSSASRSNVVVPSSPGSTPSHRDGSSSDDSDDSKPSNGRASDTSKEDERSTSATDTSKGSDRSASEDRGDASADDGSTTDGTGSDTRIFVDDFDQYGPDQTPVETCPECEEEIPSDGVYNFCPFCGGQL encoded by the coding sequence GTGGCGGTCCCCATCGCGCTACTGGTGACGTTCTTCACGCTGGCTCTCGCCGAACTCGTCGCCGTCGTCCTCGGCGTCGCGACCGACGCCGTGGCAACCGGTGACACGGTTCTGGAAGTCGGACACGCCGTGATCGGGTTCGGGACGCTGCTGGTGCTCGTCAGCGGCGGTGGATTCCTCGTCGCCGGCTATCGGTACTGCTTCGAATCGTGGTTCGACGACGTCGAACCGCTCCCCGTGGTACTCGTTCCGGTCCTCGGCCTCGCCGTTCCGATCGGGTACGCGATCTGGGATACCGGCTCGCTACAGCTGTCGTCGTGGCTGTTTTTCCCCATCGCGATCGCGGCGAACGCGCTGGCGTTCCGAACCGTCGCGATCGACTCGCTCCGCGAGGACCGCGAGGACCGCGAACGAACGAGTTTCGTCGCCGCCTCCCTCACGGCGCTCCCGGCCGTCGTCGTACTGGTCGACTTCGCCATCGGAATGCTCGGTTCGGAGCGACCGGTCGCACGGACGCTGGACGGAGTCGTGGTCGGAACGAGTGCCCCGATGGCACGGGCCGTCGTGATCGCCGTTCCGCTTCTCGTGACAGTACTCTACGGCGCCGGGAGGCTCTACAGTACGCAGTCACGGTGGGACGGACCCGACTGGTCGATCCCGCGCCTCCGGAATTCGCTCTTCGACCTCGTGTCGCGAGTTCGGTCGAACACGTCGGGTCGACAGCTCAGCGGTGCCGGTGCCGGCCGGGTATCCTCGAAGTCGGCTCGATCGTCCGACAGATCGGCCGCGAGCAGCGCACCGTCGGCCCCGAGGTCGAGCGCCAGTCGCTCGAACGTGGTGGTCCCGTCCAGTCCGGGATCGACGCCCAGTCATCGCGACGGGTCGAGTTCGGACGACAGCGACGATTCGAAGCCGTCGAACGGGCGCGCTTCGGACACGTCGAAGGAAGACGAACGGTCCACGAGCGCCACGGACACGTCGAAAGGGAGCGATCGGTCCGCGAGTGAAGACCGCGGGGACGCTAGCGCGGACGACGGCTCGACCACCGACGGAACCGGCTCCGACACCCGGATATTCGTCGACGACTTCGATCAGTACGGTCCCGACCAGACGCCCGTCGAGACGTGTCCCGAATGCGAGGAAGAGATCCCCTCGGACGGGGTCTACAACTTCTGTCCGTTCTGCGGCGGCCAACTCTGA
- a CDS encoding flavodoxin domain-containing protein has protein sequence MTRILVAYGSTEGQTATIADRMGDVLAAEGHDVTLVHLNHPPAGLEPGSYDGVIVGGSIHMGSHQQYVTDFVHDQQTTLNRLPSAFFSVSLSSASADPEARSAAEGLLEEFLEETGWDPDGTLAVAGALKYSEYGLLKRFVMRRIARKSGGDTDVSRDHEYTDWDAVEAFAAEFATLL, from the coding sequence GTGACCCGGATCCTCGTCGCCTACGGTTCGACCGAGGGACAGACGGCGACTATCGCCGACCGGATGGGCGACGTCCTCGCGGCCGAGGGCCACGACGTGACGCTCGTCCACCTGAACCACCCGCCTGCAGGCCTCGAACCGGGGTCCTACGACGGCGTGATCGTCGGCGGATCGATCCATATGGGCTCACACCAGCAGTACGTCACCGACTTCGTGCACGACCAGCAGACGACGCTGAACCGGCTCCCGTCGGCGTTCTTCTCCGTGAGCCTCTCCAGTGCGTCGGCCGACCCCGAGGCCCGATCGGCGGCCGAGGGCCTCCTCGAAGAGTTTCTCGAAGAAACGGGCTGGGATCCCGACGGGACGCTGGCCGTTGCGGGGGCGCTGAAGTACAGCGAGTATGGGCTGCTCAAACGGTTCGTGATGCGCCGCATCGCCCGGAAGTCGGGCGGCGACACCGACGTCTCGCGGGATCACGAGTACACCGACTGGGACGCGGTCGAGGCGTTCGCGGCCGAGTTCGCGACGCTGCTCTGA
- a CDS encoding MBL fold metallo-hydrolase, producing MDIQFLGGAREIGRSAVLVNDSLLLDFGMLTDNPPQFPIETPSPDAVVVSHGHLDHVGAVPALLSGDSRPPIHWTPPTYELTLTLARDTLKLHGGSYNCPFTETDLRRVTQVSKTHGYREPFDAAGHEVTFYNAGHIPGSAHVLVDDGDTRLLYTGDFHTDDQRLVSGSTARPAADVVVCESTYSDVEHEDRSAVEERFVESVETTLWEGGTVVVPAFAIGRTQEMLLICDAHDVPCYVDGMGKRVTEMLQQYPEFLRDADAFRRAKSHARFVTGRNGQRKRITDQRAAIVTTSGMLSGGPAMTYIPEIRRHPTNKIAMTGYQVDGTPGRDLLETGTAEIDGRVMPVSAQVEQYDFSAHADRTGLLSLLESYRDSEVLVDHGDRCEAFAAELRADEFDASAPELGATVSIGVD from the coding sequence ATGGACATTCAGTTTCTCGGTGGCGCTCGCGAGATCGGCCGGAGCGCCGTTCTCGTGAACGACTCTCTTCTCCTCGATTTCGGGATGCTGACCGACAACCCGCCGCAGTTTCCGATCGAAACGCCGTCCCCCGACGCAGTCGTCGTCTCTCACGGCCATCTGGATCACGTCGGCGCGGTCCCTGCGCTGCTCTCCGGTGACTCCCGTCCCCCGATTCACTGGACCCCGCCGACCTACGAGTTGACCCTGACCCTCGCACGGGACACGCTCAAACTCCACGGGGGATCGTACAACTGTCCGTTCACCGAGACCGATCTCAGGCGCGTCACGCAGGTTTCGAAGACCCACGGGTATCGAGAACCGTTCGACGCGGCCGGCCACGAGGTGACGTTCTACAACGCGGGGCACATCCCGGGAAGCGCTCACGTGCTCGTAGACGACGGGGACACGCGACTCCTCTATACGGGTGACTTCCACACCGACGACCAGCGCCTGGTTTCGGGGTCTACCGCACGACCCGCCGCTGACGTCGTCGTCTGCGAGAGTACGTACTCCGACGTCGAACACGAGGACCGGTCCGCGGTGGAGGAACGCTTCGTCGAGAGCGTCGAGACGACGCTCTGGGAGGGCGGGACGGTCGTGGTCCCGGCGTTCGCGATCGGCCGAACTCAGGAGATGTTGCTCATCTGTGACGCCCACGACGTCCCGTGTTACGTCGACGGAATGGGAAAACGAGTGACCGAGATGCTCCAGCAGTATCCCGAGTTCCTCCGCGACGCGGACGCGTTTCGGCGAGCGAAGTCCCACGCACGGTTCGTCACCGGGCGCAACGGCCAACGAAAGCGAATCACCGACCAGCGGGCAGCGATCGTCACGACCAGCGGAATGCTGTCCGGCGGCCCCGCGATGACCTACATCCCCGAGATCCGTCGGCATCCGACGAACAAGATCGCGATGACCGGCTATCAGGTCGACGGGACGCCCGGCCGCGACCTGCTCGAGACCGGGACCGCCGAGATCGACGGCCGGGTGATGCCCGTGAGCGCGCAGGTCGAACAGTACGACTTCTCTGCGCACGCCGATCGCACGGGGCTCCTGTCGCTCCTCGAATCCTACCGGGACAGCGAGGTGCTCGTCGATCACGGCGATCGCTGCGAGGCATTCGCCGCGGAACTGCGGGCGGACGAGTTCGACGCGAGCGCGCCGGAACTCGGGGCGACGGTATCGATCGGGGTCGACTGA
- a CDS encoding heavy metal translocating P-type ATPase → MDDHRESPSDGDSSDRHSSHDGHDEPAGGRESPRDERDEPRVEQSMLEEEAEDADEGEREVDEQYGHEESHDGRGGGSHDHDGHGGGGGMHEGHERMFRRRFFVSTLLSVPVLLYSETLQAWLGFSVPAFPGSEWINPVFAVIVFAYGGAPFLRMAVPELEDRTPGMMTLISMAITVAFVYSLASVVLPTESAFFWELVTLIDIMLLGHWIEMRSVRRASSALDELAKLLPDTAERITDDGDTETIPVSDLEEGDLVLVRPGASVPADGVVQRGDSDVNESMITGESKPVSKEPGDEVIGGTINGDGSLRVRISATGNETTLAGIMRLVEEAQESKSQTQQLADRAAGWLFYVALAAAIVTAVAWTVVASSTATVVERVVTVLVIACPHALGLAIPLVVAINTSLAARNGMLIRDRIAMEQARNLDTIVFDKTGTLTKGEQGVVDVETVGDVDEDEALALAATVEGDSEHMIARAIREAADERGVTAGTATDFEALKGRGVRATVDGDTVHVGGPNLLSHLDTDVPSELSAFAERAGENAQTVVYLVREGARSEPSNERAGAKRHATREGEPSDPSNRVSGETASREGELVAAFALADVVREESYQVVDALHELGIEVAMLTGDSEDVAHAVADDLGIDTVFAEVLPQDKDEKVTELQEQGKFVAMVGDGVNDAPALTRADIGIAIGSGTDVAVQSADIILVQNNPMDVVRLVKLSSASYRKMQENLVWAAGYNVFALPLAAGILAPIGILLSPAIGALLMSLSTVIVAINAQFLRRVDLDLPSLPGVSAPQKPQPAD, encoded by the coding sequence ATGGACGATCACAGGGAGTCCCCCAGCGACGGAGATTCGTCCGACCGGCACTCGAGTCACGACGGTCACGACGAACCCGCGGGCGGGCGGGAATCGCCCCGTGACGAGCGGGACGAACCGCGCGTCGAACAGTCGATGCTGGAGGAAGAGGCCGAAGACGCCGACGAGGGCGAACGGGAGGTCGACGAGCAGTACGGCCACGAGGAAAGCCACGACGGACGCGGCGGGGGGAGCCACGATCACGACGGTCACGGCGGTGGTGGCGGGATGCACGAGGGCCACGAGCGGATGTTCCGGCGGCGGTTTTTCGTCTCGACCTTGCTCTCAGTACCGGTACTGCTGTACAGCGAGACGCTCCAGGCGTGGCTCGGCTTCTCGGTGCCGGCGTTCCCCGGCAGCGAGTGGATCAACCCGGTCTTCGCGGTGATCGTCTTCGCCTACGGTGGCGCCCCGTTCCTTCGCATGGCCGTCCCGGAACTCGAGGATCGCACACCGGGGATGATGACGCTCATCTCGATGGCGATCACCGTCGCGTTCGTCTACAGCCTGGCGAGCGTCGTCTTGCCGACCGAGTCGGCGTTCTTCTGGGAACTCGTCACGCTGATCGACATCATGTTGCTCGGCCACTGGATCGAGATGCGGTCCGTCCGCAGAGCGTCCAGCGCGCTCGACGAACTCGCGAAACTCCTCCCGGACACTGCCGAACGCATCACCGACGACGGCGACACCGAGACGATTCCCGTGAGCGACCTGGAGGAAGGCGATCTCGTTCTCGTCCGTCCCGGGGCGAGCGTCCCCGCCGACGGCGTCGTTCAGAGGGGCGACTCCGACGTCAACGAGTCGATGATCACCGGCGAGTCGAAACCGGTGTCGAAGGAACCGGGCGACGAGGTGATCGGCGGCACCATCAACGGTGACGGGAGCCTTCGCGTTCGGATCAGCGCGACGGGTAACGAGACGACGCTGGCGGGCATCATGCGCCTCGTCGAGGAAGCCCAGGAGAGCAAATCCCAGACGCAGCAACTCGCCGACAGGGCAGCAGGGTGGCTCTTCTACGTCGCCCTGGCTGCGGCGATCGTGACCGCCGTCGCGTGGACCGTCGTCGCTTCGTCCACTGCCACGGTCGTCGAACGGGTCGTGACCGTGCTGGTGATCGCCTGTCCCCACGCGCTCGGACTCGCCATCCCGCTGGTCGTCGCGATCAACACGTCGCTCGCGGCGCGAAACGGGATGCTGATCCGCGATCGGATCGCCATGGAGCAGGCCCGGAACCTCGACACGATCGTCTTCGACAAGACCGGGACGCTCACGAAGGGCGAACAGGGCGTCGTCGACGTCGAAACGGTCGGCGACGTCGACGAGGACGAGGCGCTCGCACTGGCGGCCACCGTCGAGGGCGACTCCGAACACATGATCGCCCGAGCGATTCGTGAAGCCGCCGACGAGCGGGGCGTCACGGCGGGAACCGCGACGGACTTCGAGGCGCTCAAGGGCCGCGGCGTGCGTGCGACCGTCGACGGCGACACGGTACACGTCGGCGGCCCGAATCTCCTGTCACACCTCGATACCGACGTCCCGTCCGAGTTGTCGGCGTTCGCAGAACGGGCCGGCGAAAACGCACAGACGGTGGTCTATCTGGTCCGCGAGGGCGCACGAAGTGAGCCCTCGAACGAGCGAGCGGGAGCGAAGCGACACGCGACCCGCGAGGGCGAGCCCAGCGATCCCTCGAACCGAGTGAGCGGAGAAACCGCGAGCCGCGAGGGCGAACTCGTCGCAGCGTTCGCTCTCGCGGACGTCGTCCGCGAGGAGAGCTACCAGGTCGTCGACGCGCTCCACGAACTCGGCATCGAAGTCGCGATGCTGACCGGCGACTCCGAAGACGTGGCCCACGCCGTCGCCGACGACCTCGGCATCGACACGGTCTTCGCGGAGGTATTGCCCCAGGACAAGGACGAGAAGGTGACCGAACTCCAGGAGCAGGGCAAGTTCGTGGCGATGGTCGGCGACGGCGTGAACGACGCGCCCGCACTGACGCGCGCCGACATCGGCATCGCCATCGGGTCCGGGACGGACGTCGCCGTCCAGTCGGCGGACATCATCCTCGTTCAGAACAACCCGATGGACGTCGTCCGCCTCGTGAAACTGAGCTCGGCCAGTTACCGGAAGATGCAGGAGAACCTCGTCTGGGCCGCCGGCTACAACGTGTTCGCGCTTCCGCTCGCGGCGGGCATCCTCGCGCCGATCGGGATCCTCCTCTCACCCGCGATCGGCGCCCTGCTCATGTCGCTCAGTACGGTGATCGTCGCGATCAACGCCCAGTTCCTCCGTCGGGTCGATCTCGACCTCCCGAGTTTGCCGGGGGTGTCCGCACCGCAGAAACCACAGCCAGCGGACTAG